A single Dehalococcoidales bacterium DNA region contains:
- a CDS encoding aldolase/citrate lyase family protein, with the protein MHNPVKEKLQKGEAAIGTFVGIGHPDVTERLSLVGFDWLLLDGEHGPLGFETMQAMMQSMRGDSCSPIVRVQWNDPVVIKRSLDIGAHGVLIPWVNNKEEAEAAVAACKYPPQGIRGCGPRRAALIGGRDYIATANESLLVAVQIETATAVDNIADILAVDGVDVAYIGPVDLCMSMFGVPGKWDDPAYLQAFDTVLEAAAKAGKPAGMYCSSGNIAWAIEKGFKFNSVDSDDAFLLTAARAALAKARDTANK; encoded by the coding sequence ATGCATAATCCGGTCAAGGAGAAGCTGCAAAAGGGGGAGGCGGCGATAGGGACATTCGTCGGCATCGGGCACCCGGATGTCACCGAGCGACTTTCACTGGTCGGCTTCGATTGGCTTTTACTGGATGGTGAACATGGACCGCTTGGCTTTGAGACCATGCAGGCAATGATGCAATCGATGAGGGGTGACAGCTGCTCCCCAATAGTACGAGTGCAATGGAATGACCCGGTGGTCATCAAGCGCTCCCTGGACATCGGTGCTCACGGCGTCCTGATACCCTGGGTGAACAATAAAGAGGAAGCCGAAGCAGCCGTGGCTGCCTGCAAATACCCGCCGCAAGGAATCAGGGGTTGCGGGCCGAGACGGGCAGCCTTGATTGGCGGACGTGATTATATAGCCACTGCAAATGAGAGCCTTCTCGTTGCGGTCCAGATAGAGACCGCGACTGCTGTTGATAATATCGCAGACATTCTTGCCGTGGACGGTGTGGATGTTGCTTATATTGGACCTGTAGACCTGTGCATGAGCATGTTCGGTGTTCCGGGTAAATGGGATGACCCTGCCTATCTGCAGGCCTTTGATACCGTACTGGAAGCCGCTGCAAAAGCAGGCAAACCGGCAGGAATGTACTGTAGCTCGGGCAATATCGCGTGGGCTATCGAGAAGGGATTCAAATTCAATTCGGTGGACAGCGACGACGCATTCCTGTTGACGGCAGCCCGTGCGGCTTTAGCAAAAGCCAGAGACACTGCAAACAAGTAA